CAGCAGCAGCCTCAATTACTGTATCGGGGATATCGGTGCCATACCGTATCTCAGTATCAATGTCCGTGTCAGGAAGTTCCTGCTTAAATGCTTCAAATGCTTCGTCCGCGACATCCTCACGTTGAGAAACAGAGGCTGAGTCAATGCCACCGCCCGATTTCTCAACGACATGAAGGACAATAATTTCGTTTGGATCGTACTGTTTGATGGTGCGTGCGGTACGTTTTGCGTTTTTCTTGCCTACAACCGGTACCAAGATAGACCGGAGAAGGTTTTCTGATTTTTCGTTCATTGGAATCACCTATGGAAAGTCCGCTTGTATAACTGTTCCTCTAGGTAATGCTGATTCGCATGGCGCATTAAGTGTTGCGAGCCAGCAGACGGTCAGCTTAGTTCATCACGGACACGGTGAACAAGAACGCCACCAGCGCCAATCAGAAATCCGATCACTGCAGCAGTAAACTGGATTGAACTTACAGATACAAGATATGCAAAGCCACCGGTAGCAATACCACCGAAGATCATCCCAGGTGCACGATGTGTTGGGCCACGGTGGGGAAGCCGATCAAGAAATCGACCAAAGCCAATGACACCTAAAACGGCTACTCCCAGAATTAACCCAGCAGAGATTATCTCTGGATCGGTAACCATCTCAGCAGGGGAAAGAGCATTTGAAAGATAATCATGTGGTGCACTGAGTAGGGCCCAAACAGTAAATCCAGTCGCAAGCATCAAACTAGCGGTCATGGCATATCGTCTAGGTCGTGAGTTATGATGGTCCGTATCAGGAAAAACAACCATCACCGTACCACAGGCACTGATAACAATCACAGCCTGTAACCATCCAGTACTGAAAGGAACTGAAGTGAAAATCGCAAGTGCAACAAGTCCGATAGCTGTCACCGTACCATATATTGTAGCGTCGCGTGAATGCACCGGCCAATTTGCCATATACTAGATGCAAGGACAGCAAGCCTAAAACAATAGCGAGTGACCAAGAATTGTCTGACAAGGTGGACTACATACTCGCCGCCTTTTGCGGCTCTTTGAGAGTGAGGGACTAGCCTCCAAGAGTCAGCGGATGGAATCAACAGTCTGTGGATCACCGGTAGTGTTCAAGGCTGTTATACGGATGGAGATGCTATTATTGCTGATGACCAACGAGGACCCGACTGTTACAATCGTGGATGGGTATGTCGATGAACCAGCACACTTCGGGGTACCGCCGTATATTTCGACATATCCTCGATATACTGCGGGAGCTCTCGTTGATGCGGGCATACCGGAGAAAAAGATAAAATACCACACGATTGATGAGCTTCGGGAAGATCGGAGTCGCTGGCAAGACATTGCATCAGCCACACTTGTAGTCTATATTGGTGGGATGACAGTGCCAGGGAAATACGTTGGAGGAACGCCAGCAACTCCGGAGGAAGTCAAAGAGATTGCTTGGACTGCAGATGGAACCAGCATAATGGGTGGCCCCTCACGATTTGGTGTTGGCGAGGAAAATGTTGGCGGCGTAGAGGCTGAGCGAACGGATATGGATTTTGACCATGTTGCAATGGGTGATATCGAAGCGATTGTGTACGATTTTGTTGCTAGTGGTTTTGAGGAGCTAACAAATCGGTATCGGAAGATGGAAGAGGCAAACCAGTGGGCCCAGCAGGGTGCATTTGTCCTTGAGCAACACCCTAATGATACAGATTATCTGATCTGTGAGTTAGAAACTGGTAGAGGGTGTGCATATCGATGTTCATTCTGTACAGAGCCGTTGTATGGTGATCCAACATTCCGACCACCAGAGACAATTGTAGATGAAGTTCAAGCACTTGCAAATCACGGAGCAGTGCATTTTCGACTTGGTCGACAAGCAGATATCCTCGCATACGGAGGCGATGGAGAGCGGCCAAATCCAGATGCGATTGAACAATTATACAGTGGGATCCGAGATGCAGTTCCTGCCTTAGAAACACTACATCTGGATAACATGAATCCAAAGACGATTGTTGATTATCCAGAGCCAGCCAAGGAGGCGATTAGTACAATTGCGAAATATAACACACCAGGAGACACTGCAGCATTTGGACTCGAGTCAGCAGATCCGG
This portion of the Salinarchaeum sp. IM2453 genome encodes:
- a CDS encoding universal stress protein — protein: MNEKSENLLRSILVPVVGKKNAKRTARTIKQYDPNEIIVLHVVEKSGGGIDSASVSQREDVADEAFEAFKQELPDTDIDTEIRYGTDIPDTVIEAAADFDTDSIVFTPRPSGRLVRLLTGDISHSLITDADRPVIALPEQVLEDI
- a CDS encoding radical SAM protein codes for the protein MTNEDPTVTIVDGYVDEPAHFGVPPYISTYPRYTAGALVDAGIPEKKIKYHTIDELREDRSRWQDIASATLVVYIGGMTVPGKYVGGTPATPEEVKEIAWTADGTSIMGGPSRFGVGEENVGGVEAERTDMDFDHVAMGDIEAIVYDFVASGFEELTNRYRKMEEANQWAQQGAFVLEQHPNDTDYLICELETGRGCAYRCSFCTEPLYGDPTFRPPETIVDEVQALANHGAVHFRLGRQADILAYGGDGERPNPDAIEQLYSGIRDAVPALETLHLDNMNPKTIVDYPEPAKEAISTIAKYNTPGDTAAFGLESADPVVQEQNNLVISADECFEAVKILNEVGGWRPDDRRLPKLLPGINFVHGLAGERSETFEHNEEFLNRIYDAGLMVRRVNIRKVMAFPGTEMEETGTAVLEEHEQKYQAYKRRVRETIDNPMLQRVAPAGTILPNVRFEYHEDGKTFGRQPGTYSLLVGLPGEYELDVFQDVVVVDHGYRSITAVPYPLDVNTASMDELTAIDGIGKQRAGDIIVNRPYRTLDDVPVDIDLSSFMTVPDTTKVTNQPK